In the genome of Massilibacillus massiliensis, one region contains:
- a CDS encoding MFS transporter yields the protein MRCILFWGAIADRKGRKPMVEKVLLMFGLIMIIMGYASNVYQLLILRMLQGFCGGFVAASTALAVSMSPNEKIPFTVGMLQTALIVGGAVGPMLGGMIADSFSYRAPFLVFGGLCILALVVSHFAVKETFKPITSREKPSLKTVFHYIWSLGDLKLMLLVQFLAQFAIQSIGPILPIYILSMVPNHENLASISGTIIAIGGITSAIASASMGLLSKYFSHKRILIVAAFLGGISFVGQIVAHDIMTLSILRAMNGLCVGAMIPSSNTIIAYLIPEDKRGAAFGITSGASLMGNVFGPISAGVMSMVLGMTAIFWITAGLFLLVAVLLFFQIRGNYVTCQKQTGATI from the coding sequence TTGCGTTGCATCTTATTTTGGGGGGCAATCGCCGATCGAAAAGGGCGCAAACCTATGGTTGAAAAGGTATTATTGATGTTTGGGTTGATTATGATTATCATGGGGTACGCATCAAATGTATATCAGCTATTGATTTTACGTATGTTGCAGGGATTTTGCGGTGGATTTGTTGCTGCTTCGACTGCGCTGGCGGTGAGCATGTCACCGAATGAAAAAATTCCTTTTACTGTAGGTATGCTGCAAACGGCCTTAATTGTCGGCGGTGCAGTAGGACCAATGCTTGGTGGAATGATTGCAGATTCTTTTAGTTATCGTGCTCCATTCCTCGTATTTGGCGGCTTATGCATTTTGGCGTTGGTTGTGAGTCATTTCGCAGTGAAAGAAACATTTAAGCCCATTACTAGCCGTGAGAAACCATCATTGAAAACAGTGTTTCACTACATTTGGTCGTTGGGAGACTTAAAATTGATGTTGCTTGTGCAATTTTTAGCGCAGTTTGCAATTCAAAGTATTGGGCCGATTTTACCTATCTATATTTTATCCATGGTGCCTAATCATGAAAATCTTGCCAGTATTTCTGGTACGATTATTGCAATTGGCGGGATAACAAGTGCAATTGCTTCGGCGAGTATGGGATTGTTAAGCAAATATTTTTCTCATAAACGAATTTTGATTGTGGCTGCTTTTCTTGGGGGAATATCTTTTGTGGGGCAGATCGTCGCACATGACATTATGACTTTGTCTATACTGCGAGCGATGAATGGACTTTGTGTTGGTGCGATGATTCCAAGTTCCAATACAATTATTGCTTATTTAATCCCGGAAGATAAGCGTGGTGCGGCATTTGGTATTACGAGTGGTGCGTCACTCATGGGAAATGTATTTGGTCCAATTTCTGCAGGTGTCATGTCTATGGTGTTGGGGATGACCGCTATCTTTTGGATTACGGCAGGTTTATTTTTATTGGTTGCCGTTTTATTATTTTTTCAAATTAGAGGTAATTACGTGACTTGTCAAAAACAAACAGGTGCAACGATATAA
- a CDS encoding L,D-transpeptidase, translating to MAYKIIVNRQERRLMLYRDGAMEKSYPVGIGKVLTPTPIGTYTIINKVPNPGGAFGDLWMGLSKPHYGIHGTNNPSSIGKVVSRGCIRMYNKDVLELSRIVPIGTVVTITQ from the coding sequence ATGGCATATAAAATTATTGTCAATCGGCAGGAAAGAAGACTGATGCTTTATCGGGATGGTGCTATGGAGAAATCTTATCCTGTCGGTATTGGCAAAGTACTTACGCCGACGCCGATCGGTACTTATACGATTATCAATAAAGTACCAAATCCCGGAGGGGCTTTTGGCGATCTGTGGATGGGATTAAGTAAACCGCATTATGGTATCCATGGAACGAATAATCCGTCCTCGATTGGCAAAGTCGTATCGCGCGGATGTATTCGTATGTACAATAAAGATGTACTTGAGTTATCTCGGATTGTGCCAATTGGGACAGTTGTAACAATTACACAATAG